From Buchnera aphidicola (Aphis helianthi), the proteins below share one genomic window:
- a CDS encoding RnfABCDGE type electron transport complex subunit B: protein MMIILIFSSLSFLLGLILSYSDYIFPKTIDPIINKINDILPQSQCAQCGYPGCYPYAKAIINENEKINKCIPGGSDLIFKISKLLNLDKSLEDINVQNKSILYTTVKIDENNCVGCSKCAIFCPVDAIIGAPNFMHTVVQKFCTGCNICVSHCPTNCIKIIEE, encoded by the coding sequence ATAATGATTATTTTAATTTTTTCTTCTTTATCTTTTTTATTAGGTTTAATACTATCATATTCTGATTATATTTTTCCTAAAACAATAGATCCTATTATAAATAAAATTAACGATATTTTACCTCAAAGTCAATGTGCACAATGTGGATATCCTGGTTGTTACCCTTATGCAAAAGCTATAATCAATGAAAATGAAAAAATTAATAAATGTATTCCTGGAGGAAGTGATTTAATATTTAAAATTAGTAAATTATTAAATTTAGATAAAAGTTTAGAGGATATTAATGTTCAAAATAAATCAATTTTATATACAACGGTCAAAATTGATGAAAACAATTGTGTAGGATGTTCTAAATGCGCTATTTTTTGTCCAGTAGATGCAATAATTGGAGCTCCTAACTTCATGCATACGGTAGTACAAAAGTTTTGTACTGGTTGTAATATCTGTGTATCACATTGTCCAACTAATTGTATTAAAATAATTGAAGAATAA
- the rsxC gene encoding electron transport complex subunit RsxC, translating into MKKKYNFSGGITCIPIKEEPNKYIINYVPYPKEFFIYIKYNTLKQSMLRVKINQKVLCGEPLTFGDCFSVPIHSPTSGKIKSIEFNSHHINFNKANIKIIISSDYLDQWIRLKKINNYKLYSAKSLIKIIYQSGIVGLGGAHFSSSKKLMLSVNKVHTLVVNAVESDPCITSDYCLINNCLEEILIGCEIISWISKVKKILIVIQEDKIKLISKIQLLISKKTLFKICILKKKYPGGSSKIIIKSLTGKEIPYGKHSIDIGYLIFNISTVYAIKRAIINGEPLIQRIVSVYNYENHLSKNFLIKIGTPINFFLNYFKIQNNSDYMVYIGGIFMKDLLINFNYSISKNINSILIKKKIKKLKKSINYSCINCGYCAQVCPVNLLPQKLYLYSKNNNHEQTKKSYIMDCIECKICEKICPSNIPLVKYFKKEKKNQHEINIETYRKKIFFERFQLREERMINQKKIVYKNKNYFDNKSLIDSNILKKVSNEAFVNKKQIEKNIRKEILRSSIERIKLKNKNL; encoded by the coding sequence ATAAAAAAAAAATATAATTTTTCAGGTGGAATTACATGTATACCAATAAAAGAAGAACCAAATAAGTATATTATTAATTATGTTCCTTATCCAAAGGAATTTTTTATATATATTAAATATAATACTTTAAAACAAAGTATGTTAAGAGTAAAAATTAATCAGAAAGTACTATGCGGTGAACCCTTGACTTTTGGTGATTGTTTTAGTGTTCCTATACATTCTCCTACTTCAGGTAAGATTAAAAGTATAGAATTTAATTCTCACCATATTAATTTTAATAAAGCAAATATAAAAATTATTATTTCATCTGATTATTTAGATCAATGGATTAGATTAAAAAAAATTAATAATTATAAATTATATTCTGCTAAAAGCTTAATAAAAATTATTTATCAATCAGGCATTGTAGGACTTGGAGGTGCTCATTTTTCGTCTTCTAAAAAATTAATGTTAAGTGTTAATAAAGTACATACATTAGTTGTCAATGCAGTTGAAAGTGATCCTTGTATAACTTCTGACTATTGTTTAATAAATAATTGTTTAGAAGAAATATTAATAGGATGTGAAATTATATCTTGGATATCTAAAGTAAAAAAGATTTTAATTGTTATTCAAGAAGATAAAATTAAATTAATTTCTAAAATTCAATTATTAATTAGTAAAAAAACATTATTTAAAATATGTATTTTAAAAAAAAAATATCCTGGCGGAAGTAGTAAAATAATTATTAAATCTTTAACAGGAAAAGAAATTCCATATGGTAAACATTCTATAGATATAGGATATCTTATTTTTAATATTTCAACTGTATATGCTATTAAAAGAGCTATTATTAATGGAGAACCATTAATTCAGAGAATTGTTAGTGTATATAATTATGAAAATCATTTATCTAAAAATTTTTTAATTAAAATAGGAACTCCTATAAATTTTTTTTTAAATTATTTTAAAATTCAAAATAATTCAGATTACATGGTATATATAGGAGGTATATTTATGAAAGATTTATTAATTAATTTTAATTATTCGATCTCGAAAAATATTAATTCTATTTTAATAAAAAAAAAAATAAAAAAACTAAAAAAATCTATTAATTATTCATGTATTAATTGTGGTTATTGTGCTCAAGTATGTCCAGTTAATTTGCTTCCTCAAAAATTATATTTATATTCTAAAAATAATAATCACGAACAAACAAAAAAATCTTATATTATGGATTGTATTGAATGTAAAATTTGTGAAAAAATTTGTCCTAGTAATATTCCATTAGTTAAATATTTTAAGAAAGAAAAAAAAAATCAACATGAAATAAATATAGAAACATATCGAAAAAAAATATTTTTTGAACGTTTTCAATTACGAGAAGAAAGAATGATAAATCAAAAAAAAATTGTTTATAAAAATAAAAATTATTTTGATAATAAAAGCTTAATAGACTCTAATATTTTAAAAAAAGTATCAAACGAAGCATTTGTTAATAAGAAACAAATAGAAAAAAATATTAGAAAAGAAATATTACGGTCTTCAATAGAACGTATAAAACTAAAAAATAAAAACTTATAA
- a CDS encoding RnfABCDGE type electron transport complex subunit D encodes MNLPYIYETYSVKKMMFFVLIASIPAILTECYFFGIVILIQILLFVLFSLLFEIIILKIRDKNIKENILDNSSVVTGVLLGLSIPCTLTWWMIMFSSFFAIVIAKHLYGGLGQNIFNPAMVGYAVLLISFPLYMSSWNKENTKFFSINNIKSSIDKIFFTTNNSDFLVDTDIENFTKATPLNNIKNHSHVSYDNALKNFISKNEKITIFSSWNYINLSFLLGGFFLLYKKIICWRIPFSFLFSLFFSSTINYLFSIDFIISPLFHLFSGGTMICAFFIATDPVTTSYSNIGKIVFGLIIGLLVYIIRNYSNYPDGVAFAVLFGNMLVPLIDNILKTSGYGHKNI; translated from the coding sequence ATGAATCTTCCTTATATATATGAAACTTATAGTGTAAAAAAAATGATGTTTTTTGTTCTTATAGCATCTATTCCAGCTATATTAACAGAATGTTATTTTTTTGGTATAGTTATATTAATACAAATATTATTATTTGTATTATTTTCTTTATTATTTGAGATAATAATATTAAAAATACGTGATAAGAATATTAAAGAGAATATATTAGACAATTCATCCGTTGTAACTGGAGTATTACTAGGTTTAAGTATTCCTTGTACATTAACGTGGTGGATGATAATGTTTAGTTCTTTTTTTGCAATTGTTATTGCTAAACATTTATATGGAGGTCTGGGACAAAACATATTTAACCCGGCTATGGTTGGATATGCTGTTTTATTAATATCTTTTCCTTTATATATGAGCTCTTGGAATAAAGAGAATACCAAGTTTTTTTCTATAAACAATATAAAATCTTCAATAGATAAAATTTTTTTTACAACAAATAACAGTGATTTTTTAGTAGATACTGATATTGAAAATTTTACAAAAGCAACTCCTTTGAATAACATTAAAAATCATTCTCATGTGTCTTATGATAATGCTTTAAAAAATTTCATTTCAAAAAATGAAAAAATAACTATTTTTTCATCTTGGAATTATATTAATTTAAGTTTTTTATTAGGTGGTTTTTTTTTACTATATAAAAAAATTATTTGTTGGCGTATTCCATTTAGCTTTTTATTTTCTTTATTTTTTTCTTCTACTATTAATTATTTATTTTCAATAGATTTTATTATTTCTCCATTGTTTCATCTTTTTTCAGGCGGAACAATGATTTGTGCATTTTTTATTGCTACTGATCCAGTGACAACTTCTTATAGTAATATAGGAAAAATAGTTTTTGGTTTAATAATTGGTTTGTTAGTTTATATAATTCGTAATTATAGTAATTATCCAGATGGAGTAGCTTTTGCAGTTTTATTTGGAAATATGCTTGTGCCATTAATAGATAATATTTTAAAAACATCTGGATATGGACATAAAAATATATGA
- the rsxG gene encoding electron transport complex subunit RsxG, protein MKDFEKILKNSFTMSFFSFLSLCIVGYVHYITKNQIRNQKEYEKKMFIQQVIPYKIYVTFKEKKYLVDNKLLGDSKKHNLWLLFQDKVAKVAIVESTAPDGYSGSIYILVAAYLNGKIIGVRVLSHKETPGIGDKIDISISDWITKFTNLSVMNLQDNHVLLKKYGGQIEQFTGATITPQAVTNAVKRTVIFIKKIPLIFSLKR, encoded by the coding sequence ATGAAAGATTTTGAAAAAATATTAAAAAATTCATTTACAATGAGCTTTTTTTCTTTTTTATCTTTATGTATTGTTGGGTACGTACATTATATTACAAAAAATCAAATAAGAAATCAAAAAGAATACGAAAAAAAAATGTTTATTCAACAAGTAATACCTTATAAGATTTATGTTACTTTTAAAGAAAAAAAATATTTAGTAGATAATAAACTATTAGGAGATTCAAAAAAACACAACTTGTGGTTATTATTTCAAGATAAAGTGGCAAAAGTTGCTATTGTTGAAAGTACTGCTCCAGATGGATATTCTGGTTCAATTTATATATTAGTAGCAGCATATTTAAATGGTAAAATTATTGGTGTGAGAGTACTATCGCATAAAGAAACTCCTGGAATTGGAGATAAAATTGATATATCTATTTCTGATTGGATCACTAAATTTACAAATTTAAGTGTTATGAACTTACAAGATAATCATGTATTATTAAAAAAATACGGTGGTCAAATTGAACAATTTACAGGTGCAACTATTACACCACAAGCAGTTACTAATGCTGTAAAAAGAACAGTGATTTTTATAAAAAAAATACCATTAATATTTTCTTTAAAGAGATAA
- a CDS encoding electron transport complex subunit E translates to MEWKNFLKNRLWTNNSSLVQLLGLCPVLAMTTNVVNAIGLGIATTFILIFTSGIISIFKYIIPKNIRIPIFMLIISSIVTCIEMILHAYQFNLYKSLGVFIPLIVTNCIVIGRAEAIAYKSSILVSVLDGLFIGLGSTFAMFFIGSIREILGHGTFLFGINKIFNVLGNNYFFNILNKNTTIILAISPPGGFLILGFLIAFKNYLDKNKIKNKKKCLKCISLKCQEQHKIYE, encoded by the coding sequence ATGGAATGGAAAAATTTTTTAAAAAATAGATTATGGACTAATAATTCTTCTTTAGTACAACTTTTAGGTTTATGTCCAGTTTTAGCTATGACAACTAATGTAGTAAATGCAATAGGATTAGGAATAGCTACAACATTTATATTAATTTTTACAAGTGGCATTATTTCTATATTTAAATATATCATACCTAAAAATATTAGAATTCCTATTTTTATGTTAATAATTTCTTCAATAGTTACTTGTATAGAAATGATATTGCATGCATACCAATTTAATTTATATAAATCATTAGGTGTTTTTATTCCTCTAATAGTAACAAATTGTATTGTAATTGGCAGAGCAGAAGCTATAGCTTATAAGAGTTCTATCTTGGTTTCTGTCTTAGATGGATTATTCATAGGCTTAGGATCAACATTTGCAATGTTTTTTATAGGTTCAATACGAGAAATATTAGGTCATGGAACTTTTTTATTTGGAATAAATAAAATTTTTAATGTTTTAGGAAATAATTATTTTTTTAATATATTAAATAAAAATACAACAATAATTTTAGCAATATCTCCTCCAGGAGGATTTTTAATATTGGGTTTTTTAATTGCTTTTAAAAATTATTTAGATAAAAATAAAATTAAAAATAAAAAAAAATGTTTAAAATGTATTAGTTTAAAATGTCAGGAACAACATAAAATATATGAATAA
- the nth gene encoding endonuclease III → MNKSKRYSILSLFYINQPNPMTELIFSSDFELLISLILSAQSTDVMVNKITCILFKVANTPESILQLGIKRLKYYIKNLGLYNIKAVYIIKISYLLINKYNNQIPNSRIELESLPGVGRKTANIILNLLFDQKTIAVDTHVFRVSNRTGFATGKNVIQVEKKLIKVVPSIFKKNVHFWFVYHGRYICKARKKQCDICLISKFCELTNKNI, encoded by the coding sequence ATGAATAAAAGTAAACGTTATAGTATTTTATCATTATTTTATATAAACCAACCTAATCCCATGACAGAGTTAATTTTTTCATCAGATTTTGAATTATTAATATCGTTAATATTATCTGCTCAATCAACCGATGTAATGGTAAATAAAATAACTTGTATTTTATTTAAAGTAGCTAATACTCCTGAAAGTATTTTACAATTGGGTATAAAAAGATTAAAATATTATATTAAAAATCTTGGTTTATATAATATTAAAGCTGTATATATTATTAAAATTTCTTATTTATTAATTAATAAATATAATAATCAAATTCCTAACAGTCGTATTGAACTTGAGTCCTTACCTGGCGTGGGTAGAAAAACTGCAAATATTATTTTAAATTTATTATTTGATCAAAAAACTATTGCTGTAGATACACATGTTTTTCGAGTTTCTAATCGTACTGGTTTTGCCACAGGAAAAAATGTAATACAAGTTGAAAAAAAATTAATCAAAGTTGTTCCATCTATATTTAAAAAAAACGTTCATTTTTGGTTTGTTTATCATGGACGTTACATTTGTAAAGCACGGAAAAAACAATGTGATATTTGTTTGATAAGCAAATTTTGTGAATTAACTAATAAAAACATATAA
- the priA gene encoding primosomal protein N', whose amino-acid sequence MIIIDVILPFSIRSYFSYILPYSKTPIIGTRVVVPFNSKNVIGIVVAFNHKENAKHFNFKFVKCIIDHQPIFNASLLNTLTWVSKYYYYPIGSIFFSILPNVLKSKNIEVDENINNFFLNKNISKIDQFKTNKKFFLNKKILLQISKIIIKNSFASWLISEINLYIKIKFYLGLIEQILKKNLQILIIVPFEKYIYKILFFLKQYFNVPIDIIHSDLTDETFFKVWINTKNNQNSIIIGTKKSIFFPFLQLGLIIIYEEHNVTYKHVDKFKCNVRDIAIFRAYKENIPIILDSKTPSLKTLYNIMHKKFFWISLSQKNSSLMLKYQIIDIKKEKIRVGLSDTLIYEIFENIKKNFSVLLIFHPSDFIFLGLICRHCNWIPKCNVCNDYYEINKYNNIAFCRNCLINFKKPTFCYNCNFFPLTTLNFGIKKIKKNFKKIFPNISLLFLINLKDIKRKQLNSQLFNFSIVHSGIIISTEKIVQNYYFPNVELIGLVNIDYYLFSLKFYNIEYFYQFYLNLVNLTQKNSKFLNIFIQTTIPHNKYLINICNEKYFFCARNLLYLRKKFLLPPWNCQVILYCQSKNFRKTYNFLKFIYTLLKNESKKDNVLLWFVGPDPVFYNTQKKCFYKLLIQCSSRIYLQKILRISLEISKHFSIFNCVKWFIDFDIN is encoded by the coding sequence GTGATTATTATAGACGTTATTTTACCTTTTTCAATTAGATCTTATTTTAGTTATATATTACCATATTCAAAAACTCCTATAATCGGTACTCGTGTTGTTGTACCTTTTAATTCAAAAAATGTTATAGGTATTGTAGTTGCATTTAATCATAAAGAAAATGCAAAACATTTTAATTTTAAATTTGTTAAATGTATTATTGATCATCAACCGATTTTTAATGCTTCATTATTAAATACTTTAACATGGGTTAGTAAGTACTACTATTATCCTATAGGAAGTATATTTTTTTCAATTTTACCAAATGTTTTAAAATCTAAAAATATAGAAGTAGATGAAAATATTAATAATTTTTTTTTAAATAAAAATATAAGTAAAATAGATCAATTTAAAACAAATAAAAAATTTTTTTTAAATAAAAAAATTTTATTACAAATAAGTAAAATTATAATTAAAAATTCTTTTGCATCTTGGTTAATATCAGAAATTAATTTGTATATAAAGATTAAATTTTATTTAGGATTAATTGAACAAATTTTAAAGAAAAATTTACAAATTTTAATTATTGTACCTTTTGAAAAATATATATATAAAATACTATTTTTTTTAAAACAGTATTTTAATGTTCCTATTGATATTATTCATTCCGATTTAACTGATGAAACATTTTTTAAAGTATGGATTAATACTAAAAATAATCAAAATTCTATTATTATAGGAACAAAAAAGAGTATTTTTTTTCCTTTTTTACAATTAGGCTTAATTATTATCTATGAAGAGCATAATGTAACTTATAAACATGTAGATAAATTTAAATGTAATGTTAGAGATATAGCAATATTTCGAGCATATAAAGAAAATATACCTATTATTTTAGATTCAAAAACTCCTTCTTTAAAAACGTTATATAATATTATGCATAAAAAATTTTTTTGGATAAGTTTATCTCAAAAAAATAGTTCTTTAATGTTAAAATATCAAATTATTGATATAAAAAAAGAAAAAATAAGGGTCGGTTTATCAGATACATTAATTTATGAAATTTTTGAAAATATAAAAAAAAATTTTTCAGTGCTGTTAATTTTTCATCCATCTGATTTTATTTTTTTAGGTCTTATTTGTCGTCATTGTAATTGGATTCCTAAATGTAATGTTTGCAATGATTACTATGAAATTAATAAATATAATAATATTGCATTTTGTAGAAATTGTTTAATTAATTTTAAAAAACCTACGTTTTGTTATAATTGTAATTTTTTTCCATTAACTACATTAAATTTTGGTATAAAAAAAATAAAAAAAAATTTTAAAAAAATATTTCCTAATATATCACTGTTGTTTTTAATAAATTTAAAAGATATTAAAAGAAAACAATTAAATTCACAACTTTTTAATTTTTCTATTGTGCATTCAGGAATTATTATTAGTACAGAAAAAATAGTTCAAAATTATTATTTTCCTAATGTAGAATTAATTGGTTTAGTCAATATTGACTATTATTTGTTTTCTTTAAAGTTTTATAATATTGAGTATTTTTATCAGTTTTATTTGAATCTAGTTAATTTAACGCAAAAAAATTCTAAATTTTTAAATATATTTATTCAAACAACAATTCCTCACAATAAATATTTAATAAATATATGCAATGAAAAATATTTTTTTTGTGCTCGTAATCTATTATATTTAAGAAAAAAATTTTTGTTACCTCCATGGAATTGTCAAGTTATTTTATATTGTCAAAGCAAAAATTTTAGAAAAACTTATAATTTTTTAAAATTTATATATACTTTATTAAAAAACGAATCTAAAAAAGATAATGTTTTATTATGGTTTGTAGGTCCTGATCCTGTTTTTTATAACACTCAAAAAAAATGCTTTTATAAATTATTAATACAATGTTCTTCACGTATTTATTTGCAAAAAATATTACGAATTTCACTTGAAATTTCAAAACATTTTTCTATATTTAATTGTGTAAAATGGTTTATAGATTTTGATATTAATTAA
- the tyrS gene encoding tyrosine--tRNA ligase, whose product MNHANLVDELKQRNLISHITNENLLKKNIDNNFISLYCGFDPTEDSLHVGHLLPLITLKRFQMKGHTPIVLIGGATSLIGDPSFKEKERVLNFDNKIDVWTNKISKQISYFLDFNCASNKAVILNNKTWFEKINILSFLRDIGKHFSVNTMINREAVKQRIKRLDQGISFTEFSYNLLQAYDFFILNKKKQVSLQIGGSDQWGNISAGMHLINRISKKEVYGLTLPLLIQSNGVKFGKTESGTIWLDAKKTTPYKFYQFWKNIEDSNVYNFLRLFTFLDCNEINQREINKYKNNQIINDKSYLSKYMTHLVHGEENLLAAERITNILFLKNINEIKKSDLQQLKKDGIPSIEVYQIKDLQDALVLCSLADSRTQAKNMIISNSISINTNKITNKNHVFHNNEKLFDQFTLLSRGKKNHCLIYWK is encoded by the coding sequence ATGAATCATGCTAATTTAGTTGACGAATTAAAACAACGAAATTTAATATCTCATATCACAAACGAAAATTTATTAAAAAAAAATATTGATAATAATTTTATTTCACTGTATTGCGGATTTGATCCTACTGAAGATAGTTTACATGTAGGTCATCTTTTACCTTTAATTACTCTTAAAAGATTTCAAATGAAAGGTCATACACCTATTGTTTTAATTGGAGGAGCTACAAGTCTTATTGGTGATCCTAGTTTTAAAGAAAAAGAACGTGTATTAAATTTTGATAATAAAATTGATGTATGGACAAATAAAATAAGTAAACAAATATCTTATTTTTTAGATTTTAATTGCGCATCAAATAAAGCAGTTATATTAAATAATAAAACATGGTTTGAAAAAATTAACATCTTGTCATTTTTACGTGATATTGGTAAACATTTTTCAGTTAATACTATGATTAATAGAGAAGCAGTAAAACAACGTATCAAAAGATTAGATCAAGGTATTTCTTTCACAGAATTTTCATATAATTTATTACAAGCATATGATTTTTTTATATTAAATAAAAAAAAACAAGTATCCCTGCAAATAGGAGGTTCAGATCAATGGGGCAATATTTCAGCAGGTATGCACTTAATAAATCGAATTTCTAAAAAAGAAGTTTATGGTTTAACACTGCCTTTATTAATACAATCTAATGGTGTTAAATTTGGAAAAACAGAATCTGGAACTATTTGGTTAGACGCTAAAAAAACAACTCCGTATAAATTTTATCAGTTTTGGAAAAACATAGAAGATTCTAATGTTTATAATTTTTTAAGATTATTTACCTTTTTAGACTGTAATGAAATTAATCAAAGAGAAATCAATAAATATAAAAATAATCAAATTATTAATGATAAATCTTATTTATCTAAGTATATGACTCATTTAGTGCATGGTGAAGAAAATTTACTAGCTGCTGAAAGAATTACAAATATTCTTTTTCTAAAAAATATTAATGAGATAAAAAAATCTGATTTACAGCAATTAAAAAAAGATGGAATACCTTCTATCGAAGTATATCAAATAAAAGATTTACAGGATGCATTAGTACTATGCTCGTTAGCAGATTCTCGAACACAAGCAAAAAACATGATAATATCTAATTCTATATCTATTAATACCAATAAAATTACAAATAAAAATCATGTTTTTCATAATAATGAAAAATTATTTGATCAATTTACTTTACTTTCAAGAGGTAAAAAAAATCATTGTCTTATATATTGGAAGTAA
- a CDS encoding iron-sulfur cluster assembly accessory protein, protein MKKKQENTYLLNKYKWKGIKITESAIKQILFLINLDIANKGIKLSIKKSGCAGFRYIMELINKEMSQKEDDIIFFYGTILIQISKKDIPFLDGIKIDFIKNNINKTFKFYNPKLEKFCGCGESFSIN, encoded by the coding sequence ATGAAAAAAAAACAAGAAAATACTTATTTATTAAATAAATATAAATGGAAAGGAATCAAAATTACTGAAAGTGCTATAAAACAAATACTATTTTTAATTAATCTAGATATAGCAAATAAAGGTATAAAACTGAGTATAAAAAAATCTGGATGTGCAGGTTTTCGATATATTATGGAATTAATTAATAAAGAAATGTCACAAAAGGAAGATGATATAATTTTTTTTTATGGAACTATTTTAATACAAATTTCTAAAAAAGATATACCATTTTTAGATGGTATTAAAATTGATTTTATCAAAAATAATATTAATAAAACATTTAAATTTTATAATCCTAAATTAGAAAAATTTTGTGGTTGTGGGGAGAGTTTTTCAATCAATTAA
- the ydiK gene encoding AI-2E family transporter YdiK, translated as MQNPKEKVDLSQFILSLIFIIAISITSFLTIKPFILGFLWASTIVIATWPIMLKIQKFLGGRRFIAVFTMIVILLLLFIIPIVLLVNSLIATSIPFFHWFSSNTLDFPELIWLRDIPLIGKKIFISYQELLDSDGAELIKEVRPYMGRTTEFFIIQAKKCGLFIIHLVVMLLFSILLYWNGEKISNLIHQFAFRINSKNGDAIVLLAVQAIRSVALGVVVTALIQVFLSGIGLLISGIPYWTLLMILIVFSCLIQLGPLPILIPSIIWFYWNSNTTWGTLLLIWSFFVFILDNILRTFFIRMGSDLPTFLIFLGVIGGFLTFGMIGLFVGPVVLVILYRLIISWIHGISINSLLNNTNIKSKIN; from the coding sequence ATGCAAAATCCAAAAGAAAAAGTGGATTTATCGCAGTTTATTTTATCATTAATATTTATTATTGCTATAAGCATTACAAGTTTTTTAACAATAAAACCGTTTATATTAGGATTTTTATGGGCTAGTACAATTGTTATTGCAACTTGGCCTATTATGTTAAAGATACAAAAATTTTTAGGAGGTAGACGTTTTATTGCTGTTTTTACTATGATTGTTATTTTATTATTATTATTTATTATTCCTATAGTACTTTTAGTCAATAGTTTAATTGCAACAAGTATTCCTTTTTTTCATTGGTTTAGTTCTAATACCTTAGATTTTCCAGAATTAATTTGGCTTCGAGATATACCACTTATTGGAAAAAAAATTTTTATTAGCTATCAAGAATTATTAGATAGTGATGGAGCCGAATTAATTAAAGAAGTTAGACCTTATATGGGTCGTACTACAGAATTTTTTATAATTCAAGCTAAAAAGTGTGGATTATTTATAATACACTTAGTTGTAATGTTGTTATTTAGTATTTTACTTTATTGGAATGGTGAAAAAATTAGTAATTTAATTCATCAATTTGCATTTCGTATTAATTCTAAAAATGGAGATGCTATTGTTTTACTTGCAGTTCAAGCTATTAGATCTGTTGCATTGGGAGTTGTAGTAACAGCTTTAATCCAGGTTTTTTTATCTGGAATAGGTTTATTAATTTCAGGTATTCCATATTGGACTTTATTAATGATTTTAATTGTTTTCTCTTGTTTAATACAATTAGGTCCATTGCCGATTTTAATACCATCTATTATATGGTTTTATTGGAATAGTAATACTACATGGGGTACATTATTGTTAATTTGGAGTTTTTTTGTATTCATATTAGATAATATACTTCGTACTTTTTTTATACGAATGGGATCTGATTTGCCAACTTTTTTAATTTTTTTAGGTGTTATAGGTGGTTTTTTAACTTTTGGAATGATTGGTTTATTTGTTGGACCAGTAGTATTAGTAATATTATATAGATTAATAATATCTTGGATACATGGTATTTCTATCAATTCATTGTTAAATAATACAAATATAAAATCAAAAATTAATTAA